Proteins encoded in a region of the Antedon mediterranea chromosome 2, ecAntMedi1.1, whole genome shotgun sequence genome:
- the LOC140040315 gene encoding uncharacterized protein, which produces MKEEIKITNIACKDYVQHQFKHNYCAKCFKPLSQHSIISQTLEPVNVKIIELQTGDNNDTAPKKTIVNKLTPFSVNNIQVNESHENGFTSANGFQNDAETYLNGRSSKKEKTPPLVKEKSSSRLKRQTHVTKGAEVKTNGKFTPRIRRADSVPENGTISPTKKEVCRLTLSDDSNSTCPEENSSLEFQRIGKSLKRVNKFLKEENKQEEESASTSSENVTSPDGIVNSKDTDLKRKKEIIAAKSDLQSQLLSNAAHSAFNIEKHDTLPRNIGRDHKRPTIADLSERHDSDPEMYEPEQKVEEIDVVLLNGDINSGNISQNKKVKGSQISSEIYFGMNIHENSNNSTNNNHMSSSREIKIISADGSVSRYTESPPPPPCDSRVSINSSTLSNLSLHSSGSSFSTSSSNVQPYRVVDLEVQECAPYVVTDVPGTSHKQGYQKVDRNVQNGHRQFQQKITLVDSTYTVKEKKFGRQTSGDEPEYEEPADDSPTLPTILHHEIQALPKSAKRNSDSSLYRVPIYIGSNAGGESSKRISSSSTTQNEFKSPNEEYLQPMRSSSCTSTDTEHNVHNYDSVPESDFSDMSKSTSSSGESSGFKKQYRSRKSAEVKVNNKKVDSCSRKRSITHPTSNSPVQNKNSVNNFNFSDEDPENNRETPVKLRQKRNAPPPPPPESKSRRSLSLNNVKEVENFTDTMPKIPPPPPPHQNIERKSSQPVNIPKSNIKTFEVGRKVTPPKQNGSHSHSSPKSKTLPVNTKAPKIRDKTPERNTDGKKRPAPVLNRLDQSPNDKSIEKKPIDPVSDVLASYSPPRSGLPPSTTTSPQRPITLPVDAIDSIQPTVTRESKGKWSKLPWRKNRSRRKEDGSPEREFNSKGVTDWLLNKHMTEDEIAAVSHEENLKKLEVIKAYKGEPIPVIESSHVDYSAVATEHGLSTFYINANTPIDAPPLPRLTNNFSKRKAPGPPDVLQSDQLLLDEFKTRKKKLPAKLQKAHSFTSVSSSIKDRSMDDYENWGPIRNGLPVPTKPSRRFRNRTTAFENLPSQLENTKKRMAPQLPQENCLSQENWDKSSPNQSSQDEADRPQPLPRKRSNSASASSFRPVTPLKSAMKNLEDNHNSGDNKTPKRPVRVLDPGTTNKEKSQESTENVYANVDELLSDADIPSRLKPMPTPRNQKLMVDQGTSPLRTLSEESESSPISNGLNPLDPFFAKINNRNMLTLSKISSAWQNSHESCPRLDQVVLRDFKLTSDHPCFTSSEARFYPAELIANKDKHFTLMMFTDPETVDPLYSFIMSIQLLLPHPHIINVCSASKSSVPNKLIRPKPSPSKCPEPADQSEEMSESLLVALAVQPVSSVSKLVSYSKEKHNFLPEQYEGEIITVLLQLFSGLQHLENNNISLSTVKMENLLLIDSGLPGGGNYLVVDYLNLAERDESERVNDTLLSPSIVNKTNEFDVGILIYKMLHEPNPFSVKTNLIIRDYKPSDFPKIPKKSRYSLGLQKLAGELLRKNPNDRLSARQSIGFLQLLLWGPSVEDLVAAESDNALDGYLTKWHAEECAKMVNYIAEQKINEILGNSKSFSMADQLHCQFLSNIDLNLLKNSFKLLNS; this is translated from the exons ATGAAGGAGGAAATTAAGATTACCAATATTGCTTGCAAGGACTACGTACAACACCAATTTAAGCATAACTATTGTGCTAAGTGCTTCAAACCACTTTCGCAACACTCAATCATCAGCCAGACATTGGAACCAGTTAACGTTAAGATAATTGAGCTACAAACTGGAGATAATAATGATACAGCGCCTAAAAAAACCATCGTAAACAAGTTAACACCCTTTTCAGTAAACAATATCCAAGTGAATGAATCACATGAAAATGGTTTTACAAGTGCAAATGGTTTTCAAAATGATGCTGAAACATACTTAAATGGACGTAGTAGCAAGAAAGAAAAAACTCCACCACTGGTTAAAGAAAAATCAAGTTCACGCTTAAAACGTCAAACTCATGTTACTAAAGGTGCTGAGGTAAAGACTAATGGAAAATTTACTCCAAGAATTCGTAGAGCTGATTCAGTTCCGGAAAATGGAACCATATCACCTACTAAAAAAGAGGTTTGTCGTCTGACATTAAGTGATGATTCTAATTCCACATGCCCAGAAGAAAATTCAAGTCTTGAATTTCAGCGTATTGGAAAAAGTTTAAAAAGAGTAAATAAATTTTTGAAAGAGGAGAACAAACAAGAAGAAGAATCTGCAAGCACATCATCGGAAAATGTGACTTCACCTGATGGAATAGTAAATTCTAAGGACACTGATTTAAAACGAAAAAAGGAAATTATTGCTGCAAAATCTGATTTACAATCGCAACTGCTTTCAAATGCTGCTCACTCTGCTTTTAATATAGAAAAACATGATACGCTTCCTAGAAACATTGGTAGAGACCATAAGCGACCGACAATTGCAGATTTATCAGAACGACATGATTCAGATCCAGAAATGTATGAACCTGAACAGAAGGTTGAGGAAATCGATGTGGTTTTATTAAATGGTGATATTAACTCTGGAAATATCTcacaaaacaaaaaagtaaaaggAAGTCAAATAAGTTCCGAAATATATTTTGGgatgaatattcatgaaaatAGTAACAACTCCACAAACAATAACCATATGTCTTCTTCAAgggaaataaaaattatatctGCTGATGGCTCAGTGTCTCGATACACAGAGTCACCGCCACCACCACCATGTGATAGCAGAGTCTCTATAAATTCTTCCACATTGTCTAATTTATCATTGCATTCCAGTGGAAGTAGTTTCAGTACCTCATCTTCAAATGTACAACCTTACAGAGTTGTTGATCTTGAAGTTCAAGAATGTGCACCATATGTTGTCACTGATGTTCCGGGAACATCACACAAGCAAGGTTACCAGAAGGTTGAcagaaatgttcaaaatggtcatAGACAGTTTCAACAAAAGATTACGTTGGTAGATTCAACATATACAGTAAAGGAAAAGAAGTTTGGCAGACAGACGTCTGGAGATGAACCAGAATATGAAGAACCTGCTGATGACTCACCAACCTTGCCAACAATTCTTCATCACGAAATACAGGCCTTGCCAAAGTCAGCAAAGAGAAACTCGGACTCATCCTTGTATAGAGTTCCAATTTACATTGGTTCAAATGCTGGAGGTGAGTCTTCTAAAAGGATTTCGTCTTCCAGTacaacacaaaatgaatttaaatctCCAAATGAAGAGTATCTACAACCTATGAGGAGCAGTAGCTGTACTTCAACTGATACTGAACACAATGTTCATAATTATGATTCTGTTCCAGAATCTGATTTTTCAGATATGTCAAAAAGTACTTCCAGTAGTGGAGAGAGCAGTGGATTTAAAAAGCAGTATCGTTCAAGAAAATCTGCAGAagtcaaagtgaataataaaAAGGTAGATTCATGTTCTAGAAAGAGATCTATCACTCATCCTACATCAAACAGTCCTGTTCAGAACAAAAATTCTgttaacaatttcaattttagtGATGAGGATCCAGAAAACAACAGAGAAACTCCAGTTAAATTGAGACAGAAGAGAAATGCTCCACCACCTCCTCCACCAGAAAGTAAATCAAGAAGATCACTTTCTTTGAATAATGTTAAAGAGGTAGAGAATTTTACTGATACAATGCCAAAAATACCACCACCTCCTCCTCCTCACCAGAATATAGAAAGGAAAAGTTCGCAACCAGTGAACATACCAAAGtctaatataaaaacatttgaagTTGGTAGAAAAGTGACTCCTCCAAAACAAAATGGAAGTCATTCACATTCATCACCAAAATCCAAGACATTACCAGTTAATACTAAAGCCCCTAAAATTCGGGATAAGACTCCAGAAAGGAACACGGATGGCAAAAAAAGACCTGCACCAGTACTGAATCGTCTAGACCAATCTCCTAATGACAAATCTATTGAAAAGAAACCAATAGATCCTGTTAGTGATGTTCTAGCATCATATTCACCACCTCGTAGTGGTTTACCTCCAAGTACAACTACCAGTCCACAAAGACCCATAACTCTGCCAGTTGATGCCATTGATTCAATACAGCCTACGGTAACTAGAGAAAGTAAAGGTAAATGGTCCAAGCTACCATGGCGAAAGAATCGTTCTAGAAGAAAAGAAGATGGTAGTCCTGAAAGGGAATTTAATTCAAAAGGTGTAACTGATTGGTTATTGAACAAACATATGACTGAGGATGAAATTGCAGCGGTATCTCATGAAGAAAATTTGAAGAAACTAGAAGTAATTAAAGCTTATAAAGGCGAGCCAATTCCAGTTATTGAAAGTAGCCACGTTGATTATTCTGCAGTAGCTACCGAACATGGTCTGTCTACGTTTTATATTAATGCAAACACACCAATTGATGCTCCGCCTTTGCCTCGATTAACAAATAACTTTAGCAAACGTAAAGCTCCAGGCCCACCGGATGTTTTACAGAGTGATCAATTGTTACTGGATGAATTTAAAACAAGGAAGAAGAAATTGCCAGCTAAGCTCCAGAAGGCACATTCATTTACCTCTGTCAGTAGCAGCATCAAGGATCGATCAATGGATGATTATGAAAACTGGG GACCAATACGGAATGGACTCCCAGTGCCAACAAAACCTTCAAGAAGATTTAGAAATAGAACAACCGCTTTTGAGAATTTACCTTCCCAATTAGAGAACACTAAAAAGCGTATGGCTCCACAACTTCCTCAAGAAAATTGCCTCTCCCAGGAAAATTGGGACAAATCATCCCCTAATCAGAGTTCTCAAGATGAAGCTGATAGGCCACAACCTCTGCCACGAAAACGAAGCAATAGTGCTTCAGCATCAAGTTTCCGACCAGTTACTCCTTTAAAATCAGCAATGAAGAACCTTGAAGATAACCATAACAGTGGCGACAATAAAACTCCCAAAAGACCTGTCAGAGTTCTAGACCCAGGAACAACAAATAAAGAGAAATCCCAAGAAAGTACTGAAAACGTGTATGCAAATGTTGATGAATTATTGTCTGACGCAGATATTCCTTCAAGATTAAAACCAATGCCAACTCCACGTAATCAAAAGCTAATGGTTGATCAAGGTACCAGTCCACTAAGAACATTGTCAGAGGAATCCGAATCTTCTCCGATATCAAATGGTCTGAATCCACTAGATCCTTTTTTTGCCAAGATCAATAACAGAAACATGTTGACATTGTCAAAGATTTCATCAGCATGGCAGAACAGTCATGAAAGCTGTCCGAGGTTAGACCAAGTGGTTTTAAGGGATTTTAAATTGACCAGTGATCATCCATGTTTTACCAGCTCTGAAGCAAGGTTCTATCCAGCTGAATTAATTGCAAATAAAGACAAGCACTTCACTTTAATG ATGTTCACTGATCCTGAAACGGTGGATCCACTGTATAGTTTCATCATGTCAATACAACTACTTCTTCCTCATCCTCATATCATCAACGTCTGTTCAGCTTCCAAGTCTTCTGTACCAAACAAACTGATTAGACCAAAACCATCGCCATCAAAATGTCCGGAGCCTGCCGACCAATCAGAAGAGATGTCAGAAAGTTTATTAGTAGCTTTGGCAGTTCAGCCAGTCAGTAGTGTTTCAAAATTGGTTAGTTATTCAAAAGAGAAGCATAATTTCTTGCCTGAACAGTATGAAGGTGAAATTATAACTGTTCTTTTGCAGCTCTTTTCTGGCTTGCAGCATCTTGAAAATAACAACATTAGTCTTTCAACCGTCAAGATGGAGAACTTGCTTCTTATTGACTCTGGTCTTCCTGGTGGTGGCAATTATTTGGTAGTGGACTATCTTAATCTTGCCGAAAGAGATGAATCGGAACGTGTTAATGACACACTTCTGTCACCTAGTATTGTCAATAAGACAAATGAGTTCGATGTTGGAATACTGATATATAAAATGCTTCACGAGCCGAATCCATttagtgtgaaaacaaatcttATTATAAGAGACTACAAGCCAAGCGATTTTCCAAAGATTCCAAAGAAATCCAGATACTCTTTAGGGCTACAGAAACTTGCTGGTGAGCTTCTGAGAAAAAATCCTAATGATCGATTAAGTGCTAGACAGAGTATCGGATTCCTGCAGCTGCTGTTGTGGGGTCCTTCTGTGGAGGACCTTGTTGCAGCCGAGTCAGACAATGCCCTTGATGGGTATCTCACTAAATGGCATGCAGAGGAATGTGCCAAGATGGTGAATTACATCGCAGAACAGAAGATCAACGAGATTCTAGGAAATAGTAAAAGCTTCTCTATGGCTGATCAATTACATTGCCAGTTTCTAAGTAACATTGACTTAAACTTGTTGAAAAATAGTTTCAAATTGTTGAACTCCtaa